Genomic DNA from Peribacillus simplex:
AAAAGGAGTATCTAATGAATCGGGATGCCGAAAGGAAATTAAAAGAACATTTGATCATATTGCGTTCATTCCGGGGACCTATTTCATTTTCCAACGGACGGTATATCCGCAATGTACTTGAAAAGTCTATTAGGGCGCAGGCAATGCGGCTTTTACTGGAAGATTCATTTGAAAAATCCGATTTACTGACGCTAACCAGCCAAGATTTGATTTTCGAGGATGATGAGAAAGAATGACATGGAAAAGCCCACCAATATGGCGGGCTTTTTAAATTTATGTTTTAGGCACCCATTTCTTATTAGGAAGATGCCAATTATTGGTGTAAGAAAGGACTCGCAATATCGTGATGACGGCAAAGAGCGTATAAAGCTGCCATGACTGGGATAATACACCACTGCCTAAAGCCAAGCCTGCAATGATGGCCCATACTACGTAGATTTCTTTTCTGAAGACCAATGGCTTTCTTCCAGCTAGCACGTCACGGAGTATCCCGCCGCCGCATCCGGTTAATGCAGCTGATACAATGATGGCGCTTATTGGATGATTAAGTTCCACAGCATACATCGCCCCTTGGATGGCAAAGGCTGAAAGGCCAATGGCATCACTGAGGTTTCCCCATCTGTCCCAGTGCTTTGAAAGGTTTGTAGGAAAAACAAAAACGATGGTAATGGATACTAAAGCGATGACAAAATAGAAACTTTGATCCCATAACGCTGAAACGGGGACACCAATCAACAGATTGCGGATTGCCCCTCCGCCAAAGGCGGTTATGATTCCTAAAATATAAACTCCTAAAATATCATATTCTTCTTCCATGGCGATGATGGTTCCGCTAATAGCGAATGCAATCGTACCTATGAAGCTTAAAACTTCCCATGTCATATGAATGTCCCTCTATGTCTTTTCGATTTTGATGGTAAAGCCAAATTTGATTTTAGCATGTTATCGGAATTTTTAAAACGGTTAAAAGCTTCGTTTTGAGGAAATTTTTATATATTCAATTTTTTTGTTATGATTAACTGAAATCTACCAGAAGGTGGTGCATGTGATTTGGAAGAAGCAAAAAAGGAAACGGCCGTATTGATTGGGTGTCAAACAAATGAGGCTAATGAACGTTTTGAATATTCACTCGATGAACTGGCTTCTTTGGCGAAGACGGCGAATGGTGAGGTTTTAATGACCATCTCCCAGAAAAGGGAAAGTGTCGATCCGGCTACATATATAGGAAAAGGAAAAGTGGAGGAACTTCGGAATCTGGAAGAGGAGCTGGAGCCGGATTTATTTATCTTTAATGATGAACTATCCCCGAGCCAGATCCGGAACCTTTCGAAACAATTGGAAGCAAGGATCATTGACCGGACACAGCTGATTTTGGATATTTTTGCTCAGCGGGCGAGATCCAGAGAAGGGAAGTTGCAAGTTGAACTTGCCCAGCTCCAATATTTATTGCCGCGTTTGGTCGGACAGGGGACGGCGATGTCCAGGCTAGGAGGCGGAATCGGCACAAGGGGGCCAGGGGAAACGAAGCTGGAAAGCGACCGACGCCACATCCGTGGGAAAATAGATGAAATCAAGCAACAATTAAGTGGAATAGTGAAGCATCGTGAACGCTATCGTGATAGAAGGAAACGTAATAAGACCTTTCAAATAGCACTTGTGGGATACACGAATGCAGGTAAATCAACGCTGTTCAACCGTTTGACAGAGGCGGATTCATACGAAGAGAACCAATTGTTCGCTACATTGGATCCCATGACACGAAAGGCGATTCTTCCTAGTGGATTTACCGTGCTGCTGACGGATACGGTTGGATTCATACAAGATTTGCCCACATCTTTAATTGCCGCATTCCGTTCTACCCTGGAAGAAGTGAAAGAAGCGGATTTGTTGCTCCATGTGGTCGATTCCTCAAGTACGGATTACTTTAATCATCAGAAAACGGTGCAGGATTTGCTAAATGACTTAGATGTCCCTTCCATTCCACAGCTAACGTTGTATAATAAGAAAGATAAGATTCACGCTGATTTTGTCAGGTCGGCAAGTCGTGCTTCATTAATGATCAGTGCCTATGAACAATCGGACCTGAATCAAATCATGGAAGAAATTGAAAAGTACGTGATTGAAGAAATGGTCCCGTATCATGTTTTCCTGCCGTCGAGTGAGGGTAAATTATTATCACAGCTGAAAAATGAAACCATATTGCGCACTCTCTCCTTTAATGAAGAATCGGAAAGGTATGAATGCAAAGGTTTTTGTCTAGCTGATCATCCAATAACCGGGCAGCTGGAGAAATATTCATTATAAAGGGGAATTTTGATGTATCAGCAGTTAACTAATGGAGAAGTGTTGAAAAACATTGCCCAGGAAGTGGAAGCAATGATTTCTCCGTTACATAAGCAAGTGGAAGAACGAATTGAAGAAAATCAATTCCGCGTATTACAAAGTTATCAAGCACATAGAGTGAGTGATTCCCATTTCATCCCGACTACAGGGTATGGATACGACGATATGGGTCGCGATACGCTTGAATTGATATATGCAGATGTATTCGGAGCGGAAGCTGGATTGGTGCGCCCCCAAATTATTTCAGGCACACACGCCATCTCCACCGCTCTTTTCGGCATATTGCGCCCAGGGGATGAATTGTTATACATAACTGGAAAGCCATATGACACTTTGGAAGAAATTGTAGGCATCCGGGGTTCGGGTATCGGATCTTTACGTGATTTTCAGATCAGCTATAATGCCGTTCCGTTAGAGGAAACTGGTACCGTTGATTTCGAAGCCGTCAAACAAGCCATTCAACCAAATACGAAGATGATCGGTATACAACGGTCAAAAGGGTATGCAACACGTCCTTCCTTTACGATTGATGAAATAAGGGAAATGATTTCTTTTGTAAAAGACATTAACCCTGAAATCGTCGTGTTCGTGGACAACTGTTATGGAGAGTTTGTTGAGACACAAGAGCCATGTCACGTCGGAGCAGATTTAATGGCAGGTTCACTCATTAAAAACCCCGGTGGCGGGATAGTGAAGACCGGAGGATACATTGTTGGTAAAAAGGACCTGGTTGAAGCTTGCTCCTATCGGCTAACATCACCAGGAATAGGGGCTGAAGCAGGTGCGTCGCTTTATAGTCTGCAGGAAATGTACCAAGGATTCTTCCTTGCACCACATGTCGTGGGTCAAGCTGTTAAAGGAGCCATGTTCACAGCTGCCTTTTTAGAAAAACTCGGTATGAATACATCTCCTAAATGGGATGCGAAGCGAACTGACTTGATTCAATCCGTCCAATTTAATGACCGGGATAAGATGGTTGCCTTCTGTCAGGCCATCCAATATGCATCACCAATCAATTCACATGTGACTCCATATCCTGCCTATATGCCAGGATATGAAGACGATGTAATCATGGCTGCGGGCACCTTTATACAGGGGGCGAGCATTGAACTTACGGCAGATGGTCCGACAAGGGCTCCATATGTTGCATACGTTCAAGGCGGCTTGACGTACGCCCATGTCAAAGTAGCCGTATTGACTGCAGTGAATGCGCTAATGGACAAAAAGCTGATTCAATTGTAAATGAAAATAGGTTTAGGGGATCCAAATACAATTGGATTCCTGAAAAAGCAATAGTCATAATATTTGAGTAGTAACAAATCATTTAATTTTTCTGAAAAAAACACGTCATAAAATGTAACATCATATTGACAAGTTTAATAACATGATATAAGATAATTTTAGATAAACAAAAGGAGGATGCTAAGAATGAGCGGCAACAACATTCGGCGTTCGATGCCTCTTTTTTCCATCGGAATCGTCATGCAGCTAACTGAGTTGTCTGCACGCCAAATTCGGTATTACGAAGAGCATCAACTTATTACTCCTATGAGAACAGATGGAAATCGTCGGGTTTTTTCATTAAACGATATCGATCGACTGCTTGAGATTAAAGACTTAATCGAACAAGGGGTCAATCTGGCCGGCATCAAAAAGATTTTCACTGTAAAGGAACAGAATTTACCTAAAACTCAAGAATTAGAACAAGCGGAAAAGATAAGACAGGACCTAAGTGACGAGGAGCTTCGCAAGCTTCTGCGTGCCGAGCTTTTACAAGGAAGCAAGCATCGAACATCTCTTCGACAAGGGGATATGTCACGTTTTTTCCAATAAAAATATGATTTATGAATGATTATTAGGGGGAATAGAAATTGGCAAAGTTCACACGTGAAGACATCACTCGTTTAGCGAAAGAAGAAAATGTTAAGTACATTCGTTTACAATTCACTGACATTTTAGGGACAATTAAAAACGTTGAAATCCCAGTCAGTCAATTAGAAAAAGCACTTGATAATAAAATGATGTTTGACGGATCTTCCATTGAAGGATTCGTACGTATCGAAGAGTCTGATATGTACCTATATCCTGATTTAAATACATGGGTTATCTTCCCTTGGACTTCCGAAAAAGGTAAAGTCGCACGTTTAATCTGTGATATTTACAATACGGATGGAACTCCTTTTGATGGAGATCCACGTGCAAACCTAAAACGTGTTCTTGCAGAAGCAAGAGAAATGGGCTTCACAGATTTCAATCTTGGACCTGAACCTGAATTCTTCCTATTCAAACTGGATGCAGCAGGCGAGCCGACTCTAGAATTGAACGATAAAGGCGGATACTTTGACCTTGCACCTACTGACCTAGGAGAAAACTGCCGTCGTGATATCGTTCTTGAGCTTGAAGAAATGGGATTTGAAATCGAAGCATCCCACCACGAAGTAGCTCCAGGACAACATGAAATTGACTTTAAATATGCAGATGCAGTTTCAGCTTGCGATAACATCCAAACATTTAAATTGGTTGTTAAAACGATTGCCCGTAAACATGGTTTACACGCAACATTCATGCCAAAACCATTGTTCGGTGTTAACGGATCTGGTATGCACTGTAACGTTTCTCTATTCAAAGGCAACGAAAACGCATTTTATGATAAAGAAGGTAAATTGGAATTAAGTAAAACAGCTGAGCAATTTATCGCAGGTATCATTAAGCATGCTCCAAGCTTCACTGCGGTAACAAACCCAACTGTTAACTCATACAAACGTCTAGTTCCTGGTTACGAAGCTCCTTGTTATGTTGCATGGTCCGCTAAAAACCGTAGCCCACTAATCCGTATCCCAGCTTCACGCGGAGTAAGTACTCGCGTAGAGGTACGTAGTGTCGATCCAGCAGCAAACCCATACTTGGCACTTGCAGTTCTGCTAAAAGCTGGTCTTGACGGTATCAAGAACGACTTGACTCCTCCAGCTCCAGTTGACCGCAACATCTATGTTATGAATAAAGAAGAACGTGAAGAAGTAGGTATCGTTGATCTACCAGCTACTTTATATGCTGCATTGGAAACATTAAAATCTGATGAAGTAATCAAAGAAGCATTAGGTGAACATTTACTTGAACACTTCGTCGAAGCAAAAGAAATCGAGTGGGATATGTTTAGAACACAAGTTCACCCATGGGAACGCGAACAATATATGTCAATGTATTAATATCTCAAACCCTTGGCACCTTTGGTGTCAGGGGCTTTTTATTTGTGGGTGAAAAGGGAAAATAAAAAGGGTGGAAACTTGTCCACCCACAATTTACCCACAATCAAACGAATTATTTTAAAATATTCTTTGTGTATTCCTCAAATTTATTAATTGTATCTGTTTCAATCTTCTTCGAAATTGTGGGCATAAACATCGGCAGTTATTTGCATGTTGCCGTGTCCTAGACGTTCCTGGATGTATTTCATATTAGAGCCGGACTCTAATAATAAAACTGCGTGGGTGTGCCTTAAACAGTGAATAGGAATCGGCGGATGTTCAGCTTTTTTTAATATCCTTGAAAAAGCGTTAAATAAACTTGATTTAGGCATGTAATTAGTACGAAAGTATTTTTCATTTAACACACGGGTGCATTAATGAAATAAGGAAAAAACGCCTTAAAACGAGGCGTTTTTTTTATGCCGAACAAAAAAACATTCATAATAAAAGGAGTCGATGTGAAATGATCTTTAATAATCTTCCACAATTAGTCGATAAAAGAGGCAAATTAAAGTTAAAAGGCACTTATTCAAAGCGCACGAAAACAATTACTCACCGGGTAAGGCATCATTCATTAACAAAGAAGAATTTGGCTGGGTCTGATGCTGCAAGCTTCGCGGGTTACCATGTAAACACGCTGGGGTGACCTGGAGTAGGATATACATTTATTATCGAGCCTAAGAATGTAATTAATACTCCAAACGGTAAAAGGGTTAGGATTGTGTATGTTCATGATATTGACAGCCGGACTTACCATGTAGGGAGTAGCAATCAGTTCTCCCTTGGTATCTGTGTTGCTGGTGATTATCGATTTGACACTATGGATGATGCCACACTTGCCAGTATTGCAGAACTTCACGCTGCGCTTGTAAAAGATGGGATAGGAAAGTTTGATAATGCCCATAATGAAATGCCAGGTTATAGCTGGAAAGCGTGTTGTGAGTATAACTACAGGGATGCATTTGATTGGAAGGGATCAAAAAATCCATCCAAAACAGCACCGGCACCTGACGTTTATACAATCCAAGAAGGAGACACTTTATGGAGCATTGCACATAAGGATGGAGCGGGTGGCGGGTTCATGCCCTCAAGGCTGCCTAATTAAATAAAGTGTCTAACTTTTTGGGTTCACTTCAGATGAACAGCTCTTTTTTTATTAAAGGGGGAAGATAATCTGATAATAAAAAAAATACATATTTATCGAGATTTGGTAAAATTAATTAGAGGAGAAGGGTGGTTAATCATGAAAAAATATTTAGGGGTTATTTCGTTTGCTTTAATTATCTTGGTTATTTGTGTCTTTGCTGGAACTATAACACAAGTAATTAACCCTGGAGTAACGACTTTTCGTGTATTGATGATTTGTGGAATCATTATATCCTTCTCTTTCTCTTTTCTCAGTGAGAAAGGACTTTGGAGAAAATTAGCTTTAGGTCTTAGTATATTTGTTGGTTTAGTTTACTTTATGGCTGTTGAATTAATGAGAATAATATTCCAGGGTAATGGATTTTAAATGTTTATTGAACAAACAGGTGCGTTACTTCATTACCAGGAGTTGATCAACAGCTCCTTTTTTCTTATGGGGGGGTACCCCTAATAGTTCTCACATGTCACTGCAAATTCTATATACTTAAATTAATTAAACTAGAATACACGAAGCAGCTATAAATAGAAGTGTAATACGAGGAGGAGATATCATGCTTATTACGGAACGGCATCAATTAATTTTAAAGCTATTAAAAGAAAAGGAGAATGTTAAGATTCATGAGCTAGTAGAATTAACGAATACTTCAGAATCTACTTTGCGTCGTGATCTAGACCAATTAGAAAAGCAGAACTACTTAAAACGTGTACATGGTGGAGCTTCACTTTTACATAGTAAACGAGACGAACCAAGTGTGTTTGAGAAAATAACGCAGAACCTTGAGGAAAAAGATAAGATAGCAAAATATGCGGCAGAACTAATTTTGGACGGCGACTGTGTATATCTTGATGCTGGAACAACAACGTATCAGATGATCAAACATTTAAGACAAAAAGATATCGTTGTCATTACAAACGGAATTGATCATTTAGATGCATTACTTGAAAATGATATATGTACATACTTTATTGGTGGATTTGTTAAAAAGATTACCAAAGCAACAGTTGGACGTTATGCATACGAAAGTATAAAAAAATACAGATTTGATAAGTGTTTCATGGGTGCGAACGCTATTCATTATAATTTTGGATTGACTACCCCAGATCCAGAAGAGGCGCAAATGAAAGAAAGAGCCATTTTTTTGTCACGTGAGGCCTTTGTATTAGCAGATCATACAAAATTTGGAGAAGTATCATTTTCTAAGTTTGCAGATTTAAACCAGACAAAAGTTATTACGAATGAAGAAGGTACAATAACGTTAGGAAAATATAAGGAGAAAACAGAAATAATTATTGTGAGGGACTAAAACTAAATTTGCTATCGTTGAAGGAAAGCTGGTATTCAAACTGTCTGATTCAGACATTTAGAATACCAGCTTTTTTTTGAAGGAGATTCTGAAATTATTTTTTTGGGAATTTCCCCCTTTGTTGTATCAATATAATAAAGAATGCTTGATTTATTGTAATGTGGCCAAATAACAAAGAGGGAAAATCTGCTCCATGTAATAAACATTCCATTTGAAAGTTTAATATTTTATGTTATTAATATATTTTTTGGAATAATTGGCGCTATTGACAATTATAAACAGCTTTAATATAATCAAAATCAATCAAAAACAATCATATTCATTCAATTATAATTCTAATATGTAAAGGGTAATTATATTGTTATACAAAAGATGAAAGCGTTATCAATTAATTAAGATGTCATTTGAAAAAACTATCAAAATCAACCATATTTCCATTATTTCAACCAAAAATATTCATTTAAGGAGGTGATCTAGTTTAAGAGATTGAGAGCGGTAACAATTTCTCGTCTGTAGATAATTATTTTCATCTTCAAAAACTAGGGGGATTAATATGGTTAAATATGTAAAAATACTAGGGGTACTAGTTTTGGCGTTTGTAATTGCCGCGATGACGGCATGTAGTGGGGCTAGTGAATCATCAAATGGATCAACAGACGGTAACGAAGGACAAGAAGGTAACAAACAATTAAAGATCGGTGTAGCGGTGGGTAGTTTAGCAAACCCTTTCTTCGTCTCCATGGGTAAAGGTGCTGAAGAAGCAGGAAAAGAATTAGGTGCTGAAGTTCTAGTTGAAAGCGCTGACTATGATTTAGCAAAACAAGCAGCTCAAATTGAAAACTTTATTACGAAAAAGGTAGATATTATTCTTTTAAATGCTGTTGATACAAAAGGAATTGCGGCAGCTGTTCAACAGGCCAAAGCTGCTGATATTCCAGTAGTTGCTGTAGATACTAATGCTGAAGGTGGTGTCGATGCCACTGTTACTTCAGACAACTATCAAGCTGGTAAACTAGCCGGAGAATATGTGATTGAACAATTAGGTGGAAAAGGAAAAATAGCTATTATTGATGGACCTCCTGTTTCGGCTGTATCTGATCGTATTCAAGGATTTGAAGATGCAATAAAGGATACCGAAATTAAAGTAATTGCAAAGCAAAATGGAGAAGGGAATCGCGAAAAGGCATTAACGGTGATGGAAAGTATTTTACAAGCTAATTCATCAGGCTCTATTGACGCTGTATTTGCGATTAATGATCCAGAAGCAATTGGTGTTGAAATTGCTCAAGAGCAAGCGAATCGTAAAGATGAATTTTTCATTGTCGGAGTAGACGGTGCTCCTGAAGCCACAGAAGCAATGGCAAAGGAAGGAAGTACAATTGCTGCAACTTCAGCTCAGTCACCTAGTAACATGATCAAAAAAGCTGTTGAAATCGGAATGAAAGTGAAAAATGGTGAAGAAGTTGAGGAGCTTATTAAAGTTCCAGTTGAGATTGTAACTCAAGATACATTAGATTCTTACAAAGGTTGGTAAGAATCTTTCAATAAATAGGCTGATAAGGATTCCTCCTTTAATCAGCCTATTCAAATCCATATAAGGGGTGAGATAAAGGTATGGCTGTCAATGAAATGTCCCTTAAAGGCCAACAAAGTCTAAAAAAGCCAGTGTTGAATATGGAAGGGATTAGTAAAACGTTCTCAAATGTAACCGTATTGAATAATGTGAGAATTGAACTTTATCCAGGTGAAGTACATGCATTAATGGGAGAGAATGGCGCTGGAAAGTCAACTTTCATGAAAATCCTCGCAGGCATTCATACACCTGATGACAATGGTGGGAAAATCTACTTAAAAGGTCAACCAATTTTATGGAAGGACCCTACAGATGCAAGGAACAAAGGAATTAGTGTTATTCATCAGGAGTTAAATCTTTCTCCTAATTTAACAATAAGTGAAAATATCTTAATGGGTTCGACCTTTCCTAGAAATGGTTTAGGAATGGTGAAATGGGATGAGGTCCATGAACGTGCCCAAGAGGTGTTAGATTCAATGGGGTCGAATCTAAATCCTCGCCAATTGGTTTCGACCTTAAGTGTTGCTCAACAACAAATGGTCGAGATCGCTCGAGCATTATCCTTTAATGCAGAGGTACTCATAATGGATGAACCAACCGCCTCTTTAACAGATAAAGAAATAAAAAAGCTGTTTGAAATTATTGATGATTTGAAAAAGCAGGGAGTTGCCATTGTATATATCTCTCACAGAATGGAAGAGATCTTTAAAATTTCTAATAGGTTCACTGTATTACGTGACGGCGAATGGATTGCAAGTGGGCCGATTGAAGAGACAAATCCTGATCATCTCGTAAAGCTAATGGTAGGACGGGATTTAAAGGACTTGTTTAATCGGTCAAAAGCTTTTGGTACAAAAAATCCAAAGGAAGTTTCACCTGTACTTGAATTGAAAAATGTTTCTGATAACACGATTGTAAAGAATGTATCTTTAAAAATTTACCCAGGTGAAATTGTTGGTTTAGCGGGGCTTGTTGGAGCTGGTAGAACAGAATTGGTTAGGGCTATTTTCGGTTTGTCCGAGGTGAAAAGTGGCGAAATATTGGTTGATGGTCAATCTGTTAGAATCAAATCCTCAATAGATGCTATTGCTAATAGGATTGCACATGTGCCTGAAAGCAGGAAAGAACAAGGGTTATTTTTATCAATGTCCGTAAAAGAGAACATCATAATGGCTGAATTGAAAAAACACGCTAAAGCAGGAATTGTAAGTTGGAAGCAAGCAAATGAAAGCGCTAACCAATATATTGAAGACTTAAATATAAAAATAGCTTCCCCAGAACAGCAAGTATCAAACTTAAGTGGTGGGAATCAACAAAAGGTAGTGATCGCTAGGTGGCTATCAATTGCACCAAAGGTATTACTACTTGATGAGCCAACACGAGGGGTTGATATAGGTGCCAAGACTGAAATCCACAAGATAGTTTCAAAGCTTGCAGATGAAGGGTTGGCCGTTTTAATGATATCATCTGAACTTCCTGAAGTATTGGGGGTAAGTGATCGAATACTTGTCATGAGTGAAGGAAGGTTAACAGGCGAGCTTTCGAAGGAAGAAGCTACACAGGAAACAATTATGCGTTTAGCTACCAAAGGGGGGAGAGAGAAATGAGAGGGAATACGCAAACTATTACACATTCACAACGCCAAAATATAGGAAATGTCCTTTATTCTTTATGGAATAGGCTTGGCATGATCATGATTTTATTATTATTGTGTGTAGTACTTTCATTTACAGCACCAAATTTTTTAGATACAGCCAATTTATTGAATGTATTAAAACAAGTTTCTATTATTGCTATTTTAGCTGCTGGGATGACAATTGTTATTTTAACTGGTGGTATTGATTTATCAGTTGGTGCAACAGTTGCTCTATCTGGCGTTATCTCAGTCATGGTCTCTTCTGCAGGAGTTAATCCTATTATTGCGATGTTATCAGGCGTACTAGTAGGGTATGCAGTAGGACTGATTAATGGATTTCTCACAGCCAAAGCAAAGTTACCAGCATTTATTGTTACACTAGGCAGCTTCACATATGTTCGTGGACTCGCTTATGTCATTAGTGGTGGTTATCCAATTGTTTTACAAAACGAAACATTTAAATTCATCGGTGGTGGAAGTATTTTTGGAATCCCCACTCCTATTTATATCATGTCTTTAGTATATGTTGTGATGTTTTTTGTTCTTAAATATACGATGTTTGGTCGTCATATATATGCGATTGGTGGCAATGAAGAGGCAGCTCGGTTAACTGGAATTAAGGTTGAAAAGTCTTTAATCAATGTGTATTCGATTAGTGGTTTACTAGCTGGTTTAGGAGGAGTCGTTTTGGCGGGAAGGTTGTTTTCTGGACAGCCAACTGCTGGTCAAATGTATGAATTAGACGCAATTGCTGCTGTTATACTAGGAGGAACAAGTTTAACAGGTGGAAAAGGGAAAATAATAGGAACAATTATTGGGGTTTTAATTATGGGGGTAATCAGTAATGGGTTAACTCTAATGGATGTCAACTATTATTGGCAGTTAGTTGTAAAAGGTGGAGTTATTGTAGCAGCCGTTTTATTAGATCGATTGCGCGGAAATGGTCCAGCATAACGATCACATGTCATTTTAGATTTTAAAAAAGGGATGTGAAATAAAAGTGAAGAGGATTATTAGTATTCTACTAATATGTTCAACTGTCACTTGTTTACCATTTAATAGTGCATATGCAGAAGACCCTGGGTATTATAATGAACCATACCGTAATCAATTTCATTTTTCTCCTGAAGCTAACTGGATGAATGATCCGAATGGTATGGTTTTTTATAAAGGTGAATATCATTTGTTTTATCAATATCATCCGTATGGAACGACATGGGGACCGATGCATTGGGGGCATGCTGTCAGTAAAAATCTTGTAAATTGGGAGCATTTGCCGATTGCTTTATCGCCGGATGAAAACGGTCAGATTTTCTCGGGGAGTGCTGTTATTGATTGGAACAATACAGCTGGCTTTGGAAAAGAAGCAATGGTTGCCATCTTTACGCATGCAGGGGATAAGCAAGTCCAAAGTATAGCGTATAGCCTAGATAAAGGAAGAACTTGGGAAAAATATAAAGGGAATCCCGTAATGCCAGACCCTCCTATACAAGATTGGCGCGATCCTAAAGTATTTTGGCATGAAGAATCAAACCAATGGGTTATGTCGTTGGCGGCTAAGGATAAGATCATGTTTTATACCTCACCTAATTTAAAAGAGTGGGAGTATGCAAGTGAATTCGGCGAAGATGGTGGAATACAAGCAAATAGCTTAGACAGAACTTCTTATACCATGTCATCCCAGACAGGTGAATCATTTAGCTATGAGGGAGATATTACCCTTAATGAGAAGAATGGGAGAGAAGGGACAGGCGGTTTAGTTTTTCGGTCAGATAGGAGTGCAAAGAACGGCTATGTTGCGAGCTTAGATGCCAAAAACGATGTCATAACATTAAGTAAGAATGTAGATGGAACAAACGAGGAAATTGCGAGAAAACCTTTTACCCTCAAAACTTCGACTACCTACCATGTGAAGGTGGAAACAGATGGGGATCAAATTCAAGTCTCTGTAAACGATCAATCTGTTATAAAAAAAACAGATATGGAATTCGATTATGGATACTATGGATTGTCAGCGTGGAATTCAACGGCTGCCTTTCGAAATGTGGAGTTCAAGAATACATCTAACTTTGAAACCAATTTATCAAAATGGACAGATGTAAACGGAAGCTGGGAGAACACGATGGATGGAAAAACTGGAACCTCTACGGAGGATGCTTTTGTAATGAGTGGTCAAACAGGGGATAACTTTTTTTATGAAGCAAACATTGAGATATCTGGGGAAAAAGGTGGCAATGGAGCTGGCTCGCTCGTTTTTCGTGCAAATCCTAATGCAACAAACGGTTATATGGCGAATATCGATGCTTTAAACGATACAATAAAAATCATGAAAATTGAAAATGGAGACATATCCATTCTAGCTGAAAAAACAATAAATCTAGATACAGAT
This window encodes:
- a CDS encoding ABC transporter substrate-binding protein; this translates as MVKYVKILGVLVLAFVIAAMTACSGASESSNGSTDGNEGQEGNKQLKIGVAVGSLANPFFVSMGKGAEEAGKELGAEVLVESADYDLAKQAAQIENFITKKVDIILLNAVDTKGIAAAVQQAKAADIPVVAVDTNAEGGVDATVTSDNYQAGKLAGEYVIEQLGGKGKIAIIDGPPVSAVSDRIQGFEDAIKDTEIKVIAKQNGEGNREKALTVMESILQANSSGSIDAVFAINDPEAIGVEIAQEQANRKDEFFIVGVDGAPEATEAMAKEGSTIAATSAQSPSNMIKKAVEIGMKVKNGEEVEELIKVPVEIVTQDTLDSYKGW
- a CDS encoding sugar ABC transporter ATP-binding protein, producing MAVNEMSLKGQQSLKKPVLNMEGISKTFSNVTVLNNVRIELYPGEVHALMGENGAGKSTFMKILAGIHTPDDNGGKIYLKGQPILWKDPTDARNKGISVIHQELNLSPNLTISENILMGSTFPRNGLGMVKWDEVHERAQEVLDSMGSNLNPRQLVSTLSVAQQQMVEIARALSFNAEVLIMDEPTASLTDKEIKKLFEIIDDLKKQGVAIVYISHRMEEIFKISNRFTVLRDGEWIASGPIEETNPDHLVKLMVGRDLKDLFNRSKAFGTKNPKEVSPVLELKNVSDNTIVKNVSLKIYPGEIVGLAGLVGAGRTELVRAIFGLSEVKSGEILVDGQSVRIKSSIDAIANRIAHVPESRKEQGLFLSMSVKENIIMAELKKHAKAGIVSWKQANESANQYIEDLNIKIASPEQQVSNLSGGNQQKVVIARWLSIAPKVLLLDEPTRGVDIGAKTEIHKIVSKLADEGLAVLMISSELPEVLGVSDRILVMSEGRLTGELSKEEATQETIMRLATKGGREK
- a CDS encoding ABC transporter permease, with product MIMILLLLCVVLSFTAPNFLDTANLLNVLKQVSIIAILAAGMTIVILTGGIDLSVGATVALSGVISVMVSSAGVNPIIAMLSGVLVGYAVGLINGFLTAKAKLPAFIVTLGSFTYVRGLAYVISGGYPIVLQNETFKFIGGGSIFGIPTPIYIMSLVYVVMFFVLKYTMFGRHIYAIGGNEEAARLTGIKVEKSLINVYSISGLLAGLGGVVLAGRLFSGQPTAGQMYELDAIAAVILGGTSLTGGKGKIIGTIIGVLIMGVISNGLTLMDVNYYWQLVVKGGVIVAAVLLDRLRGNGPA